A window of Candidatus Gastranaerophilales bacterium contains these coding sequences:
- a CDS encoding DUF1292 domain-containing protein — protein MTKQDENEQIIETLDEEGNVVKFELIDIVEVDEVEYGLLLPIDEFNEKDDDSEVVLMRLKKEGDEFVFEAIEDDDEFNKIVELIQNMDEEDEDAEDAE, from the coding sequence ATGACTAAACAAGATGAAAATGAACAAATCATTGAAACTTTGGACGAAGAAGGTAATGTAGTTAAATTTGAATTGATTGATATTGTAGAAGTTGACGAAGTTGAATATGGCTTGTTACTTCCAATTGATGAGTTTAACGAAAAAGATGATGATTCTGAAGTTGTACTTATGAGATTGAAAAAAGAAGGCGATGAATTCGTTTTTGAAGCAATTGAAGATGACGACGAGTTCAACAAAATCGTAGAACTTATCCAAAATATGGACGAAGAAGACGAAGACGCTGAAGACGCAGAATAA
- the ruvX gene encoding Holliday junction resolvase RuvX has protein sequence MNRVLGLDVGSKRIGISMSDALLFTAQPVETISREPEPEAIAKIKEICHNNDINKIIIGLPKHMNNTIGEQAHDCMDFSKNFEEFEIIFEDERLTSKQAENILALQGKKYTRNKQLVDLKSACIILQQYLDRK, from the coding sequence ATGAACAGAGTTTTAGGATTAGATGTAGGAAGCAAAAGAATCGGCATATCAATGAGTGACGCATTGCTGTTTACCGCACAACCTGTAGAAACAATTAGTCGAGAGCCGGAACCTGAAGCTATAGCAAAGATTAAAGAAATCTGTCATAATAACGACATAAATAAAATAATAATCGGGCTACCTAAACACATGAACAACACGATTGGCGAGCAAGCCCACGACTGTATGGATTTTTCAAAAAACTTTGAAGAATTTGAAATTATATTTGAAGACGAACGACTTACAAGTAAACAAGCTGAAAACATACTCGCTCTTCAAGGAAAAAAATACACACGAAATAAACAGCTTGTTGATTTAAAAAGTGCCTGCATAATTTTGCAACAATATTTAGATAGAAAGTGA
- a CDS encoding ClpX C4-type zinc finger protein yields the protein MSDDEKIVSLTNMRDKAKEHKAKEHKAKEINQNDNQQNNEIVYCSFCGRPNTQVVKMVQGPGVNICSECTMIAVQYLILDDKMPSGEAQKILDIFWSKV from the coding sequence ATGAGCGACGATGAAAAAATTGTATCTTTAACCAATATGAGAGACAAAGCTAAAGAGCACAAAGCTAAAGAGCACAAAGCCAAAGAAATAAACCAAAATGATAATCAACAAAACAACGAAATCGTATATTGTAGTTTTTGCGGCAGACCCAATACTCAAGTGGTAAAAATGGTCCAAGGTCCGGGGGTTAACATTTGTTCAGAATGTACAATGATTGCCGTTCAATACCTTATTCTTGACGATAAAATGCCTTCAGGCGAGGCTCAAAAAATTCTCGATATATTCTGGAGCAAAGTCTAA
- a CDS encoding tetratricopeptide repeat protein — MKKIVLLMTILFVSVLTTACINNFAVQELNNKAQEYMNAGDNQKAICRLKSSLDLDNNMYETHYNLAVAYIAEKNYEDAVASLNNVLKLKPDFVDAYYSLGIAYEEEAYKLINGEDDKDVETKAASSSKKPVDAEEVCVLITKSIENYNNYLTKKIDATDGDKVNERISALNQELKKYNQQQVVPTQEQ; from the coding sequence ATGAAAAAAATAGTCTTATTAATGACAATTCTGTTTGTTTCAGTTTTAACTACAGCGTGTATAAATAATTTTGCGGTGCAAGAGTTAAATAATAAAGCACAAGAATATATGAATGCAGGCGATAACCAAAAAGCGATTTGTCGTTTAAAATCCAGTCTTGATTTAGATAATAATATGTACGAAACCCATTATAATTTAGCTGTGGCTTATATTGCTGAAAAGAACTATGAAGATGCGGTAGCGTCATTAAATAATGTTTTGAAATTGAAACCTGATTTTGTAGATGCTTATTATTCATTGGGAATAGCTTATGAAGAAGAAGCTTATAAGTTAATCAATGGTGAAGACGATAAAGATGTTGAAACAAAAGCCGCTTCTTCGTCCAAAAAACCTGTTGATGCAGAAGAAGTTTGTGTTTTGATTACAAAATCTATTGAAAACTATAATAATTATTTGACTAAAAAAATAGATGCAACTGATGGTGATAAAGTTAATGAACGTATTAGTGCATTAAACCAAGAGCTTAAAAAATATAACCAACAACAAGTTGTACCAACTCAGGAGCAATAA
- the lgt gene encoding prolipoprotein diacylglyceryl transferase: protein MFASPGVVAFSVFNYPIHWYGIIMALSILTGLYVISLIRRKFYASVPADFVLDLAFYVILGGVLGARIYYVLADYAYYSKFPMDALAIWHGGLSIHGAIIGGITVAAIVVKRYKQNFLQVADLLVYGLVVGQIIGRWGNFFNSEAFGLPCSLPWKLFIPKESRPVEFYNVDFFHPTFLYESLISIFIFFILFFVVRKLAKGKDGVIFFSYMMMYGVSRIFVESIRIDSVLNLMGLPIAVWVSVLFLIIGAVGVSTICKQSEKHVQI, encoded by the coding sequence ATGTTCGCATCTCCCGGAGTGGTTGCTTTTTCGGTTTTTAATTATCCGATACACTGGTATGGAATTATCATGGCTTTGTCCATTTTGACAGGATTGTATGTGATTTCATTAATTAGGCGAAAGTTTTATGCTTCAGTTCCTGCTGATTTTGTTTTAGACTTAGCTTTTTATGTTATATTGGGTGGCGTTTTGGGTGCTCGAATTTATTATGTCTTAGCTGATTATGCCTATTATTCAAAATTTCCGATGGATGCACTTGCTATATGGCATGGCGGTCTATCTATTCACGGTGCTATTATCGGTGGAATTACAGTTGCAGCTATTGTCGTTAAACGATATAAACAAAACTTTCTTCAAGTGGCTGATTTGCTGGTTTATGGTCTTGTTGTGGGGCAGATAATAGGCAGATGGGGAAATTTCTTTAATTCTGAAGCTTTTGGACTTCCTTGCAGTTTGCCATGGAAATTGTTTATTCCAAAAGAGAGTAGACCTGTTGAGTTTTATAATGTTGATTTTTTTCACCCAACATTTTTATATGAATCTTTGATAAGCATTTTTATATTTTTCATTTTGTTTTTTGTTGTTCGTAAATTAGCGAAGGGAAAAGATGGTGTTATTTTCTTTTCTTATATGATGATGTATGGAGTGTCCCGTATTTTTGTCGAATCTATTAGAATCGATAGTGTCTTAAATCTAATGGGGCTTCCTATTGCTGTTTGGGTAAGTGTGTTGTTTCTTATTATTGGTGCTGTTGGGGTAAGCACGATTTGTAAACAATCTGAAAAACATGTGCAAATATAG
- a CDS encoding MCE family protein, which yields MKKRWIWIIELFLWAFVLFAVSFSFVFVKAVNAQRGNSYYVFFKDVDGLEKGSPVRLMGMQIGYVKNIKVFDDKVFISFLVTKNGVKVPEHAIATVEFYGLGGSKSLEMMPSTEKFAGKEDYIISKEPYRIKDYYEGSSQIAKSIMELSRGTSGITEASIDRTRELLKFSSVLEKINFGVKFAEGVENKFIETNDNTDNIKIEGDLDGDGKD from the coding sequence ATGAAAAAAAGATGGATTTGGATAATTGAGCTTTTCCTTTGGGCGTTTGTTTTATTCGCCGTGTCTTTTAGTTTCGTTTTTGTAAAAGCTGTCAATGCTCAAAGAGGAAACAGTTATTACGTATTTTTTAAGGATGTTGACGGATTAGAAAAAGGCTCTCCTGTCAGATTGATGGGGATGCAAATCGGATACGTTAAAAATATAAAAGTGTTTGATGACAAGGTCTTTATATCATTTTTGGTTACTAAAAATGGCGTAAAAGTCCCTGAACATGCAATTGCTACCGTTGAATTTTACGGGTTAGGTGGCTCAAAATCTCTGGAAATGATGCCATCAACTGAAAAATTTGCAGGTAAAGAAGATTATATCATTTCAAAAGAACCATATAGAATTAAAGACTATTATGAAGGCTCAAGTCAAATTGCTAAGTCTATTATGGAACTTTCAAGAGGTACAAGCGGTATTACTGAAGCTTCCATCGATAGAACCAGAGAACTTTTAAAGTTTAGTTCTGTTTTGGAAAAAATAAACTTCGGCGTCAAATTTGCTGAAGGAGTAGAAAATAAATTTATAGAAACTAACGATAATACCGATAATATAAAAATAGAGGGTGATTTAGATGGTGATGGAAAAGACTGA
- the upp gene encoding uracil phosphoribosyltransferase, translating into MEKTDNENLVICSHPLCQHNLSIIRDKKTSAEVFRNAVKRITYLLFYAATEDLELECVDVETPLQKCESKILKRDKNIIIAPILRAGLIFSSIAAEIMPHVSIQHIGMYRDEKTLQPIWYYNKIPIEIENPENNIILILDPMLATGNSAIEAIKLFVNKKIPQKNIKFVNLISAPEGLKKVHDVYPDVKIITAHVDNSLNNNGYILPGLGDAGDRIFNTLED; encoded by the coding sequence ATGGAAAAGACTGATAACGAAAATTTAGTTATATGCTCTCACCCATTGTGTCAGCATAATTTAAGTATAATAAGAGATAAAAAAACTTCTGCAGAGGTTTTTAGAAATGCGGTAAAAAGGATTACATATTTGCTTTTTTATGCAGCTACTGAAGACTTAGAGCTTGAGTGTGTTGATGTTGAAACTCCGCTTCAAAAATGTGAATCAAAGATTTTGAAACGAGATAAAAATATTATTATAGCTCCTATTTTGAGAGCAGGGCTTATTTTTTCATCAATAGCGGCTGAAATTATGCCACATGTTAGCATTCAACATATTGGTATGTATCGTGATGAAAAAACATTGCAGCCTATTTGGTATTACAACAAAATTCCGATTGAGATAGAAAATCCTGAAAACAATATTATTCTAATCCTTGATCCGATGCTTGCTACCGGCAATTCAGCGATTGAAGCTATAAAACTGTTTGTAAATAAAAAAATTCCTCAGAAAAATATAAAATTTGTGAATTTGATTAGTGCCCCTGAGGGATTGAAAAAAGTTCATGATGTTTATCCTGATGTTAAAATTATTACAGCACATGTTGATAATTCATTAAACAATAACGGCTATATTCTTCCGGGATTAGGAGATGCTGGTGATAGAATTTT